A genome region from Triticum aestivum cultivar Chinese Spring chromosome 2B, IWGSC CS RefSeq v2.1, whole genome shotgun sequence includes the following:
- the LOC123043601 gene encoding aldehyde dehydrogenase 22A1, whose translation MAFWWPLLVLAAAYALCRVLLFLIPPTVPSMEVDASDVMEEVNQNKEDSFIYVPRKGKAAQTDMVRCYEPATMKYLGYFPALTPDEVQEHVAQARKAQEIWAKSSFKQRRQFLRILLKYILEHQDLICEISSRDTGKTMVDASLGEIMTTCEKIHWLLDEGEKWLKPEYRSCGRSMLHKTAKVEFYPLGVIGAIVSWNYPFHNVFNPMLAAVFSGNAAVIKVSEHASWSGCFYSRIIQAALLAVGAPDNLVHIVTGFAETGQALVSSVDKIIFVGSPGVGRMIMQKASETLIPVTLELGGKDAFIVCEDVDLPNVVQVAVRAALQSSGQNCAGAERFYVHKDIYPTFVSRVVKIIKSISVGPPLSGRYDMGAICMIEHSERLQNLVNDALDKGAEIAVRGSFGNLGEDAVDQFFPPTVLVNVNHTMKIMQEEAFGPILPIMKFSSDEEVIQLANDSKYGLGCAVFSGNQKRAIKIASQLHCGVAAINDFASSYMCQSLPFGGVKDSGFGRFAGVEGLRACCLVKAVVEDRWWPYVKTMIPKPIQYPVSENGFAFQQLLVETLYGISVWDRLQSLVNLLKMISEQKSPITRRKSR comes from the exons ATGGCGTTCTGGTGGCCGCTGCTGGTGCTCGCCGCCGCCTACGCGCTCTGCCGCGTCCTGCTCTTCCTCATCCCGCCCACCGTCCCCTCCATGGAGGTCGACGCCTCCGATg TGATGGAGGAGGTCAACCAGAACAAGGAGGATAGCTTCATCTAC GTACCAAGGAAGGGGAAAGCTGCTCAGACTGATATGGTTCGATGCTACGAGCCAGCTACCATGAAATACTTGGGATACTTTCCTGCTTTAACTCCTGATGAG GTCCaagagcatgttgcacaagctcgTAAAGCACAAGAGATATGGGCGAAAAGCAGCTTCAAACAAAGGCGGCAGTTTCTTCGGATCCTTCTGAAGTATATACTTGAACATCAGGATCTGATATGCGA GATATCATCTCGTGACACTGGAAAGACTATGGTTGATGCTTCATTAGGTGAGATCATGACCACATGTGAGAAGATTCACTGGCTTTTGGATGAGGGTGAGAAATGGTTAAAACCTGAGTACAG ATCTTGTGGGAGATCAATGCTACACAAAACAGCGAAAGTTGAATTCTATCCTCTCGGGGTGATTGGTGCAATTGTATCATGGAACTATCCTTTCCATAATGTGTTCAATCCGATGCTGGCTGCAGTATTCTCTGGTAATGCAGCAGTTATAAAG GTTTCAGAGCATGCGAGTTGGTCCGGCTGTTTTTATTCCCGTATCATACAAGCAGCTCTGTTAGCTGTTGGTGCCCCAGATAATCTGGTTCACATAGTAACTGG TTTTGCGGAAACGGGTCAAGCTCTTGTATCTTCAGTGGACAAAATAATATTCGTTGGATCACCTGGCGTTGGAAGGATG ATTATGCAAAAAGCATCGGAAACATTAATACCTGTAACTCTTGAGCTTGGTGGCAAAGACGCATTTATTGTGTGCGAAGATGTGGATTTACCCAAT GTTGTTCAAGTTGCTGTGAGAGCTGCACTGCAATCTAGTGGACAGAACTGTGCTGGTGCTGAAAGATTTTATGTCCACAAGGATATCTATCCTACCTTTGTTTCTCGCGTAGTGAAGATAATCAAATCAATATCTGTT GGGCCCCCATTATCTGGCAGATACGATATGGGTGCAATCTGTATGATAGAGCACTCTGAGAGACTTCAGAATCTTGTTAACGATGCTCTTGACAAAGGTGCTGAAATTGCTGTCAGAGGGAGCTTTGGTAATTTGGGTGAAGATGCGGTTGATCAGTTCTTTCCTCCAACTGTTCTAGTGAATGTTAATCACACAATGAAAATTATGCAGGAAGAG GCATTTGGGCCGATTCTACCAATCATGAAATTCTCTTCTGATGAAGAGGTCATCCAACTTGCAAATGACTCTAAATACGGTCTTGGTTGTGCTGTTTTTTCTGGCAACCAGAAGCGTGCCATCAAAATAGCATCTCAACTACACTGTGGTGTTGCAGCAATCAATGACTTTGCTTCAAGTTATATGTGTCAG TCTCTGCCCTTTGGTGGTGTTAAAGACAGCGGGTTTGGAAGATTCGCTGGCGTGGAAGGCTTGCGCGCCTGCTGCCTTGTAAAGGCAGTCGTAGAAGACAGGTGGTGGCCATATGTGAAAACAATGATCCCCAAGCCTATTCAG TATCCCGTCTCGGAGAATGGATTTGCATTCCAGCAGCTGCTCGTCGAGACTCTGTACGGCATCAGCGTGTGGGACAGGCTGCAGTCGCTCGTGAATCTGTTGAAGATGATCTCGGAGCAGAAGTCTCCTATAACCAGGAGGAAAAGCAGGTGA